The following proteins are encoded in a genomic region of Allorhodopirellula heiligendammensis:
- a CDS encoding IS110 family transposase, with amino-acid sequence MESLKQVNTNAAGIDIAANVHFVAVPKDRDAENAVRSFGAFTADLEAIADWLTECRIETIAMESTGVYWIPLFEVLERRGFDVILVEPSQIKKFRRKTDVLDCQWIQTLHTFGLLTGSFRPDDQIIVLRSYMRQREMLVKCAAQHIQHMQKAMEQMNLKLTEVVSDILGATGTAIIDAILEGERNPHRLAKLRNEKCKNDEATIALALQGNWRDEHLFSLHQAVDLYRYYHQKIVEVDAQIEAYMRQFEDKSGGEPLAKPPRSKQRSKTTNEPKFDTRTLLYEVLGVDLTSIDGIGAHSALQIVSEIGTNVDAFPTEKHFVSWLSLCPEANKSGGKKQKKGKSPTHRSSNRVAQVFRVCAQTLIQSKCALGAFGRRLRGRDGAASAITAIARKLAIIVYTMVKTGRPYKDVGSDVYNSRFQDKLVASLRRRAIELGYDLQPTLSV; translated from the coding sequence ATCGAATCGCTCAAGCAGGTCAACACTAACGCGGCGGGGATCGACATCGCAGCGAACGTCCACTTCGTCGCGGTGCCCAAGGACCGTGACGCGGAGAACGCTGTCCGCAGTTTCGGAGCCTTCACTGCGGATCTGGAAGCGATCGCCGATTGGCTCACCGAGTGTCGAATCGAAACCATTGCGATGGAGTCTACTGGGGTCTACTGGATTCCACTTTTTGAAGTGCTCGAGCGGCGAGGCTTCGACGTGATCTTGGTCGAACCGAGTCAGATCAAGAAGTTTCGTCGTAAGACCGATGTCCTTGACTGCCAATGGATTCAAACTTTGCATACCTTCGGGCTGCTCACCGGATCGTTCCGACCGGACGATCAAATCATTGTCCTGCGAAGTTACATGCGACAACGTGAGATGCTCGTCAAGTGTGCGGCGCAGCATATCCAGCACATGCAGAAGGCCATGGAGCAGATGAACCTAAAGCTCACTGAAGTGGTCAGTGATATTCTGGGTGCGACGGGCACGGCTATCATCGACGCGATTCTGGAAGGCGAGCGCAATCCGCATCGACTTGCAAAACTACGTAACGAAAAATGCAAGAATGATGAAGCGACGATCGCATTGGCGCTTCAAGGCAACTGGCGAGACGAGCACCTGTTCTCATTGCATCAAGCGGTGGACTTGTACCGCTACTATCACCAGAAGATTGTGGAAGTGGACGCGCAGATTGAAGCGTACATGCGTCAGTTCGAGGACAAGTCTGGCGGCGAACCGCTCGCCAAACCACCTCGCTCGAAGCAACGTAGCAAGACGACCAACGAACCAAAATTTGACACTCGCACATTGCTGTATGAGGTCCTGGGTGTCGACTTGACTAGCATTGATGGGATAGGTGCTCACTCGGCATTGCAAATCGTGTCTGAGATCGGCACGAACGTAGATGCGTTTCCGACGGAAAAACATTTCGTGAGTTGGCTGAGTCTTTGCCCGGAGGCGAATAAGTCAGGCGGCAAGAAGCAGAAGAAGGGCAAAAGCCCGACGCATCGCAGCAGTAATCGCGTGGCACAGGTTTTTCGAGTGTGTGCACAAACATTGATTCAGTCGAAGTGTGCACTGGGTGCGTTCGGCAGACGCCTGAGAGGTCGCGATGGCGCGGCCAGTGCGATCACAGCAATCGCTCGCAAGCTAGCGATCATCGTGTACACGATGGTGAAAACGGGTCGCCCGTACAAAGATGTCGGGTCGGATGTCTATAACAGTCGGTTTCAAGACAAGCTGGTAGCAAGCCTTCGCCGTCGAGCGATTGAATTGGGCTACGATCTGCAGCCGACGCTGTCGGTCTAG